The window ATTGTCGGCTTGAAGAAGATCCATCTCAGCAAGGCACAGGCAGAAGGGTTCTATTATGTGCACAAAGAGCGGCCGTTTTTCGGCGATCTCTGTACCTTCATGTCGCGAAGTCCCGTGATGGTCATGGTACTCGAAAAAGAGAATGCCATTGCCGCCTGGCGGACCCTCATGGGCGCCACCAATCCTGCCAACGCAGAGCCTGGAACCATTCGCAAGGAATTTGCCAAAAATATCGAAGAAAACTCGGCGCACGGTTCCGATGCCCCTGAAACGGCGGCATTTGAAATCCCCTATTTCTTCAGTGCACTGGAACTGGTCTGAGGCACTTTTCGGAACAGCTCGCAACAACAAGCCCTCTGACTCCAGAGGGCTTTTTTTATAGGTATGGCTATGCCGGATAAGATCGACATAAAAAATTACTCCCTTGACGAACTGGAGCAGCTGCTTGCCGGCAGGGGGAAGGAGAGATTCCGGGCGACACAGATTTTCAAGTGGCTCTATCAGCGGGATGCCCTCTCCTTCGCCGATATGACCAATCTCTCCCGTGAGTTGCGCCAGGAACTGGACGAAACTGCCTTTGTCAGCAACCTGACACCCTCGGCAGTGGAGGTGGGGAACGACGGCACGCGAAAATACCTGTTCGACCTGGAGGATGGCAATGCCGTTGAATCGGTTCTCATTCCGGACGAGGGACGAAACACCCTTTGTATATCATCCCAGGCAGGATGCGCCATGGCGTGCAAATTCTGTCTCACCGGCACGTTCAAGCTGACGCGGAACCTCACCACTGCCGAGATCATCAATCAGGTCTGCGCGGTGCGACGTGACGCGGAAATACGCAATATCGTCTTTATGGGGATGGGTGAGCCGTTACATAACCTGGATAACGTGATCAGAGCTGTCCGAATACTCGTCGACGGGAATGGGCTCCAGTTTTCCAACCGGCGGGTGACCGTTTCTACCTGTGGCCTGGTGCCAGAGATGGTGGTTCTCGGCCGAGAGGTCATCGTCAATCTTGCCGTATCCCTGAATGCCACCACCGATGCGCAGCGCGACCAGTTGATGCCGATCAACCACAGATATCCTTTGGCCGCCCTCATGCAGGCCTGTCGCGAATTTCCGCTGCCCTCGCGCCGGAAGATCACCTTCGAATA of the Geobacter sp. genome contains:
- a CDS encoding nucleoside-diphosphate kinase — translated: MERTFAIIKPDAVERNLAGKILTKIEEAGFRIVGLKKIHLSKAQAEGFYYVHKERPFFGDLCTFMSRSPVMVMVLEKENAIAAWRTLMGATNPANAEPGTIRKEFAKNIEENSAHGSDAPETAAFEIPYFFSALELV
- the rlmN gene encoding 23S rRNA (adenine(2503)-C(2))-methyltransferase RlmN → MPDKIDIKNYSLDELEQLLAGRGKERFRATQIFKWLYQRDALSFADMTNLSRELRQELDETAFVSNLTPSAVEVGNDGTRKYLFDLEDGNAVESVLIPDEGRNTLCISSQAGCAMACKFCLTGTFKLTRNLTTAEIINQVCAVRRDAEIRNIVFMGMGEPLHNLDNVIRAVRILVDGNGLQFSNRRVTVSTCGLVPEMVVLGREVIVNLAVSLNATTDAQRDQLMPINHRYPLAALMQACREFPLPSRRKITFEYVMIGGLNDSLEDARRLLRLIADIPHKVNLIPFNEHEGCAFKTPTRAAIDAFHRYLIDRNVTVITRESRGGDISAACGQLKGKLRGV